A single genomic interval of Apteryx mantelli isolate bAptMan1 chromosome 19, bAptMan1.hap1, whole genome shotgun sequence harbors:
- the ZNF207 gene encoding BUB3-interacting and GLEBS motif-containing protein ZNF207 isoform X4: MGRKKKKQLKPWCWYCNRDFDDEKILIQHQKAKHFKCHICHKKLYTGPGLAIHCMQVHKETIDAVPNAIPGRTDIELEIYGMEGIPEKDMEERRRLLEQKTQESQKKKQQDDSDEYEDDESAASTSFQPQQVQPQQGYIPPMAQPGLPPVPGAPGMPPGIPPLMAGVPPMMPGMPPVMPGMPPGLHQQRKYMQSFCGGNMMMPMGGMMPPGPGIPPLMPGMPPGMPPPVGPRPGMPPMTQAQPVTAPGILNRPPAPAASAPTPQPPVTKPLFPSAGQMGTPVTSSSTASSNSESLSASSNALFPSAAQAAAAVPGPVGTDFKPLNSTPATTTEPPKPTFPAYTQSTASTTSTTNSTAAKPATSITSKPATLTTTSATSKLIHPDEDISLEERRAQLPKYQRNLPRPGQASLGTPPVGPIGGMMPPQPGIPPQQQGMRPPMPPHGQYGAHHQGMPGYLPGAMPPYGQGPPMVPPYQSGPPRPPMGMRPPVMSQGGRY; the protein is encoded by the exons atgGGCCGTAAGAAGAAGAAGCAGCTGAAGCCTTGGTGCTG GTATTGTAACAGGGATTTTGATGATGAAAAAATCCTTATACAGCATCAAAAAGCAAAGCACTTTAAATGCCATATATGTCATAAGAAATTGTATACAGGACCTGGTTTAGCTATACATTGCATGCAG GTACATAAAGAAACAATAGATGCTGTTCCAAATGCTATTCCTGGAAGAACAGACATTGAACTGGAAATCTATGGCATGGAGGGCATTCCAGAAAAAGAtatggaggaaaggagaagattaCTTGAACAAAAAACTCAGG AaagccagaaaaagaaacaacaggaTGATTCTGATGAGTATGAAGATGATGAATCCGCAGCTTCAACTTCATTTCAACCACAACAGGTTCAGCCACAGCAGGGGTACATTCCCCCAATGGCACAACCAGGTTTGCCTCCTGTACCAGGTGCCCCAGGAATGCCTCCAG gtaTACCACCATTAATGGCAGGTGTTCCACCTATGATGCCTGGAATGCCTCCAGTTATGCCTGGAATGCCACCTGG ATTACATCAACAGAGAAAATACATGCAGTCATTTTGTGGTGGAAACAT gatGATGCCAATGGGTGGGATGATGCCTCCTGGACCAGGAATACCACCTCTTATGCCTGGTATGCCACCAG gTATGCCACCACCTGTTGGACCTCGTCCTGGGATGCCTCCAATGACACAAGCCCAGCCTGTGACAGCACCGGGTATTCTTAATAgacctccagctcctgctgcatcgGCACCTACCCCTCAGCCTCCGGTTACTAAACCACTCTTCCCAAGTGCAGGGCAG ATGGGGACACCTGTCACAAGCTCAAGTACAGCTTCCTCCAATTCAGAAAGTCTGTCAGCATCTTCTAACGCTCTGTTTCCTAGCGCAGCACAA GCTGCAGCAGCTGTTCCAGGTCCAGTTGGTACTGATTTCAAACCTTTGAATTCTACACCTGCAACAACAACAGAACCCCCAAAACCTACATTCCCTGCTTACACACAGTCTACAGCCTCAACCACTAGTACAACAAACAGTACTGCAGCTAAACCAGCTACATCTATAACAAGTAAGCCTGCTACACTTACAACAACCAGTGCAACCAGTAAGTTGATCCATCCAGATGAGGATATATCACTG GAAGAGAGAAGGGCGCAGCTGCCTAAATATCAGCGTAACCTTCCTCGACCGGGACAAGCGTCCTTGGGTACTCCACCAGTTGGACCAATTGGAGGTATGATGCCACCACAGCCGGGAATTCCTCCACAGCAGCAAGGAATGAGACCTCCTATGCCACCTCATG GTCAGTATGGTGCTCATCACCAGGGCATGCCAGGATACCTTCCTGGAGCGATGCCTCCTTATGGTCAGGGACCTCCGATGGTGCCCCCTTACCAAAGTGGACCTCCTCGACCTCCAATGGGAATGAGACCTCCTGTAATGTCGCAAGGTGGCCGCTACTGA
- the ZNF207 gene encoding BUB3-interacting and GLEBS motif-containing protein ZNF207 isoform X2, with the protein MGRKKKKQLKPWCWYCNRDFDDEKILIQHQKAKHFKCHICHKKLYTGPGLAIHCMQVHKETIDAVPNAIPGRTDIELEIYGMEGIPEKDMEERRRLLEQKTQESQKKKQQDDSDEYEDDESAASTSFQPQQVQPQQGYIPPMAQPGLPPVPGAPGMPPGIPPLMAGVPPMMPGMPPVMPGMPPGLHQQRKYMQSFCGGNMMMPMGGMMPPGPGIPPLMPGMPPGRSGLSNSYCGMPPPVGPRPGMPPMTQAQPVTAPGILNRPPAPAASAPTPQPPVTKPLFPSAGQMGTPVTSSSTASSNSESLSASSNALFPSAAQAAAAVPGPVGTDFKPLNSTPATTTEPPKPTFPAYTQSTASTTSTTNSTAAKPATSITSKPATLTTTSATSKLIHPDEDISLEERRAQLPKYQRNLPRPGQASLGTPPVGPIGGMMPPQPGIPPQQQGMRPPMPPHGQYGAHHQGMPGYLPGAMPPYGQGPPMVPPYQSGPPRPPMGMRPPVMSQGGRY; encoded by the exons atgGGCCGTAAGAAGAAGAAGCAGCTGAAGCCTTGGTGCTG GTATTGTAACAGGGATTTTGATGATGAAAAAATCCTTATACAGCATCAAAAAGCAAAGCACTTTAAATGCCATATATGTCATAAGAAATTGTATACAGGACCTGGTTTAGCTATACATTGCATGCAG GTACATAAAGAAACAATAGATGCTGTTCCAAATGCTATTCCTGGAAGAACAGACATTGAACTGGAAATCTATGGCATGGAGGGCATTCCAGAAAAAGAtatggaggaaaggagaagattaCTTGAACAAAAAACTCAGG AaagccagaaaaagaaacaacaggaTGATTCTGATGAGTATGAAGATGATGAATCCGCAGCTTCAACTTCATTTCAACCACAACAGGTTCAGCCACAGCAGGGGTACATTCCCCCAATGGCACAACCAGGTTTGCCTCCTGTACCAGGTGCCCCAGGAATGCCTCCAG gtaTACCACCATTAATGGCAGGTGTTCCACCTATGATGCCTGGAATGCCTCCAGTTATGCCTGGAATGCCACCTGG ATTACATCAACAGAGAAAATACATGCAGTCATTTTGTGGTGGAAACAT gatGATGCCAATGGGTGGGATGATGCCTCCTGGACCAGGAATACCACCTCTTATGCCTGGTATGCCACCAGGTAGGTCAGGGCTGTCAAACTCATACTGTG gTATGCCACCACCTGTTGGACCTCGTCCTGGGATGCCTCCAATGACACAAGCCCAGCCTGTGACAGCACCGGGTATTCTTAATAgacctccagctcctgctgcatcgGCACCTACCCCTCAGCCTCCGGTTACTAAACCACTCTTCCCAAGTGCAGGGCAG ATGGGGACACCTGTCACAAGCTCAAGTACAGCTTCCTCCAATTCAGAAAGTCTGTCAGCATCTTCTAACGCTCTGTTTCCTAGCGCAGCACAA GCTGCAGCAGCTGTTCCAGGTCCAGTTGGTACTGATTTCAAACCTTTGAATTCTACACCTGCAACAACAACAGAACCCCCAAAACCTACATTCCCTGCTTACACACAGTCTACAGCCTCAACCACTAGTACAACAAACAGTACTGCAGCTAAACCAGCTACATCTATAACAAGTAAGCCTGCTACACTTACAACAACCAGTGCAACCAGTAAGTTGATCCATCCAGATGAGGATATATCACTG GAAGAGAGAAGGGCGCAGCTGCCTAAATATCAGCGTAACCTTCCTCGACCGGGACAAGCGTCCTTGGGTACTCCACCAGTTGGACCAATTGGAGGTATGATGCCACCACAGCCGGGAATTCCTCCACAGCAGCAAGGAATGAGACCTCCTATGCCACCTCATG GTCAGTATGGTGCTCATCACCAGGGCATGCCAGGATACCTTCCTGGAGCGATGCCTCCTTATGGTCAGGGACCTCCGATGGTGCCCCCTTACCAAAGTGGACCTCCTCGACCTCCAATGGGAATGAGACCTCCTGTAATGTCGCAAGGTGGCCGCTACTGA
- the ZNF207 gene encoding BUB3-interacting and GLEBS motif-containing protein ZNF207 isoform X7: MGRKKKKQLKPWCWYCNRDFDDEKILIQHQKAKHFKCHICHKKLYTGPGLAIHCMQVHKETIDAVPNAIPGRTDIELEIYGMEGIPEKDMEERRRLLEQKTQESQKKKQQDDSDEYEDDESAASTSFQPQQVQPQQGYIPPMAQPGLPPVPGAPGMPPGIPPLMAGVPPMMPGMPPVMPGMPPGMMPMGGMMPPGPGIPPLMPGMPPGMPPPVGPRPGMPPMTQAQPVTAPGILNRPPAPAASAPTPQPPVTKPLFPSAGQMGTPVTSSSTASSNSESLSASSNALFPSAAQAAAAVPGPVGTDFKPLNSTPATTTEPPKPTFPAYTQSTASTTSTTNSTAAKPATSITSKPATLTTTSATSKLIHPDEDISLEERRAQLPKYQRNLPRPGQASLGTPPVGPIGGMMPPQPGIPPQQQGMRPPMPPHGQYGAHHQGMPGYLPGAMPPYGQGPPMVPPYQSGPPRPPMGMRPPVMSQGGRY; the protein is encoded by the exons atgGGCCGTAAGAAGAAGAAGCAGCTGAAGCCTTGGTGCTG GTATTGTAACAGGGATTTTGATGATGAAAAAATCCTTATACAGCATCAAAAAGCAAAGCACTTTAAATGCCATATATGTCATAAGAAATTGTATACAGGACCTGGTTTAGCTATACATTGCATGCAG GTACATAAAGAAACAATAGATGCTGTTCCAAATGCTATTCCTGGAAGAACAGACATTGAACTGGAAATCTATGGCATGGAGGGCATTCCAGAAAAAGAtatggaggaaaggagaagattaCTTGAACAAAAAACTCAGG AaagccagaaaaagaaacaacaggaTGATTCTGATGAGTATGAAGATGATGAATCCGCAGCTTCAACTTCATTTCAACCACAACAGGTTCAGCCACAGCAGGGGTACATTCCCCCAATGGCACAACCAGGTTTGCCTCCTGTACCAGGTGCCCCAGGAATGCCTCCAG gtaTACCACCATTAATGGCAGGTGTTCCACCTATGATGCCTGGAATGCCTCCAGTTATGCCTGGAATGCCACCTGG gatGATGCCAATGGGTGGGATGATGCCTCCTGGACCAGGAATACCACCTCTTATGCCTGGTATGCCACCAG gTATGCCACCACCTGTTGGACCTCGTCCTGGGATGCCTCCAATGACACAAGCCCAGCCTGTGACAGCACCGGGTATTCTTAATAgacctccagctcctgctgcatcgGCACCTACCCCTCAGCCTCCGGTTACTAAACCACTCTTCCCAAGTGCAGGGCAG ATGGGGACACCTGTCACAAGCTCAAGTACAGCTTCCTCCAATTCAGAAAGTCTGTCAGCATCTTCTAACGCTCTGTTTCCTAGCGCAGCACAA GCTGCAGCAGCTGTTCCAGGTCCAGTTGGTACTGATTTCAAACCTTTGAATTCTACACCTGCAACAACAACAGAACCCCCAAAACCTACATTCCCTGCTTACACACAGTCTACAGCCTCAACCACTAGTACAACAAACAGTACTGCAGCTAAACCAGCTACATCTATAACAAGTAAGCCTGCTACACTTACAACAACCAGTGCAACCAGTAAGTTGATCCATCCAGATGAGGATATATCACTG GAAGAGAGAAGGGCGCAGCTGCCTAAATATCAGCGTAACCTTCCTCGACCGGGACAAGCGTCCTTGGGTACTCCACCAGTTGGACCAATTGGAGGTATGATGCCACCACAGCCGGGAATTCCTCCACAGCAGCAAGGAATGAGACCTCCTATGCCACCTCATG GTCAGTATGGTGCTCATCACCAGGGCATGCCAGGATACCTTCCTGGAGCGATGCCTCCTTATGGTCAGGGACCTCCGATGGTGCCCCCTTACCAAAGTGGACCTCCTCGACCTCCAATGGGAATGAGACCTCCTGTAATGTCGCAAGGTGGCCGCTACTGA
- the ZNF207 gene encoding BUB3-interacting and GLEBS motif-containing protein ZNF207 isoform X9 translates to MGRKKKKQLKPWCWYCNRDFDDEKILIQHQKAKHFKCHICHKKLYTGPGLAIHCMQVHKETIDAVPNAIPGRTDIELEIYGMEGIPEKDMEERRRLLEQKTQESQKKKQQDDSDEYEDDESAASTSFQPQQVQPQQGYIPPMAQPGLPPVPGAPGMPPGIPPLMAGVPPMMPGMPPVMPGMPPGLHQQRKYMQSFCGGNMMMPMGGMMPPGPGIPPLMPGMPPGMPPPVGPRPGMPPMTQAQPVTAPGILNRPPAPAASAPTPQPPVTKPLFPSAGQAAAAVPGPVGTDFKPLNSTPATTTEPPKPTFPAYTQSTASTTSTTNSTAAKPATSITSKPATLTTTSATSKLIHPDEDISLEERRAQLPKYQRNLPRPGQASLGTPPVGPIGGMMPPQPGIPPQQQGMRPPMPPHGQYGAHHQGMPGYLPGAMPPYGQGPPMVPPYQSGPPRPPMGMRPPVMSQGGRY, encoded by the exons atgGGCCGTAAGAAGAAGAAGCAGCTGAAGCCTTGGTGCTG GTATTGTAACAGGGATTTTGATGATGAAAAAATCCTTATACAGCATCAAAAAGCAAAGCACTTTAAATGCCATATATGTCATAAGAAATTGTATACAGGACCTGGTTTAGCTATACATTGCATGCAG GTACATAAAGAAACAATAGATGCTGTTCCAAATGCTATTCCTGGAAGAACAGACATTGAACTGGAAATCTATGGCATGGAGGGCATTCCAGAAAAAGAtatggaggaaaggagaagattaCTTGAACAAAAAACTCAGG AaagccagaaaaagaaacaacaggaTGATTCTGATGAGTATGAAGATGATGAATCCGCAGCTTCAACTTCATTTCAACCACAACAGGTTCAGCCACAGCAGGGGTACATTCCCCCAATGGCACAACCAGGTTTGCCTCCTGTACCAGGTGCCCCAGGAATGCCTCCAG gtaTACCACCATTAATGGCAGGTGTTCCACCTATGATGCCTGGAATGCCTCCAGTTATGCCTGGAATGCCACCTGG ATTACATCAACAGAGAAAATACATGCAGTCATTTTGTGGTGGAAACAT gatGATGCCAATGGGTGGGATGATGCCTCCTGGACCAGGAATACCACCTCTTATGCCTGGTATGCCACCAG gTATGCCACCACCTGTTGGACCTCGTCCTGGGATGCCTCCAATGACACAAGCCCAGCCTGTGACAGCACCGGGTATTCTTAATAgacctccagctcctgctgcatcgGCACCTACCCCTCAGCCTCCGGTTACTAAACCACTCTTCCCAAGTGCAGGGCAG GCTGCAGCAGCTGTTCCAGGTCCAGTTGGTACTGATTTCAAACCTTTGAATTCTACACCTGCAACAACAACAGAACCCCCAAAACCTACATTCCCTGCTTACACACAGTCTACAGCCTCAACCACTAGTACAACAAACAGTACTGCAGCTAAACCAGCTACATCTATAACAAGTAAGCCTGCTACACTTACAACAACCAGTGCAACCAGTAAGTTGATCCATCCAGATGAGGATATATCACTG GAAGAGAGAAGGGCGCAGCTGCCTAAATATCAGCGTAACCTTCCTCGACCGGGACAAGCGTCCTTGGGTACTCCACCAGTTGGACCAATTGGAGGTATGATGCCACCACAGCCGGGAATTCCTCCACAGCAGCAAGGAATGAGACCTCCTATGCCACCTCATG GTCAGTATGGTGCTCATCACCAGGGCATGCCAGGATACCTTCCTGGAGCGATGCCTCCTTATGGTCAGGGACCTCCGATGGTGCCCCCTTACCAAAGTGGACCTCCTCGACCTCCAATGGGAATGAGACCTCCTGTAATGTCGCAAGGTGGCCGCTACTGA
- the ZNF207 gene encoding BUB3-interacting and GLEBS motif-containing protein ZNF207 isoform X1 yields MGRKKKKQLKPWCWYCNRDFDDEKILIQHQKAKHFKCHICHKKLYTGPGLAIHCMQVHKETIDAVPNAIPGRTDIELEIYGMEGIPEKDMEERRRLLEQKTQAESQKKKQQDDSDEYEDDESAASTSFQPQQVQPQQGYIPPMAQPGLPPVPGAPGMPPGIPPLMAGVPPMMPGMPPVMPGMPPGLHQQRKYMQSFCGGNMMMPMGGMMPPGPGIPPLMPGMPPGRSGLSNSYCGMPPPVGPRPGMPPMTQAQPVTAPGILNRPPAPAASAPTPQPPVTKPLFPSAGQMGTPVTSSSTASSNSESLSASSNALFPSAAQAAAAVPGPVGTDFKPLNSTPATTTEPPKPTFPAYTQSTASTTSTTNSTAAKPATSITSKPATLTTTSATSKLIHPDEDISLEERRAQLPKYQRNLPRPGQASLGTPPVGPIGGMMPPQPGIPPQQQGMRPPMPPHGQYGAHHQGMPGYLPGAMPPYGQGPPMVPPYQSGPPRPPMGMRPPVMSQGGRY; encoded by the exons atgGGCCGTAAGAAGAAGAAGCAGCTGAAGCCTTGGTGCTG GTATTGTAACAGGGATTTTGATGATGAAAAAATCCTTATACAGCATCAAAAAGCAAAGCACTTTAAATGCCATATATGTCATAAGAAATTGTATACAGGACCTGGTTTAGCTATACATTGCATGCAG GTACATAAAGAAACAATAGATGCTGTTCCAAATGCTATTCCTGGAAGAACAGACATTGAACTGGAAATCTATGGCATGGAGGGCATTCCAGAAAAAGAtatggaggaaaggagaagattaCTTGAACAAAAAACTCAGG CAGAaagccagaaaaagaaacaacaggaTGATTCTGATGAGTATGAAGATGATGAATCCGCAGCTTCAACTTCATTTCAACCACAACAGGTTCAGCCACAGCAGGGGTACATTCCCCCAATGGCACAACCAGGTTTGCCTCCTGTACCAGGTGCCCCAGGAATGCCTCCAG gtaTACCACCATTAATGGCAGGTGTTCCACCTATGATGCCTGGAATGCCTCCAGTTATGCCTGGAATGCCACCTGG ATTACATCAACAGAGAAAATACATGCAGTCATTTTGTGGTGGAAACAT gatGATGCCAATGGGTGGGATGATGCCTCCTGGACCAGGAATACCACCTCTTATGCCTGGTATGCCACCAGGTAGGTCAGGGCTGTCAAACTCATACTGTG gTATGCCACCACCTGTTGGACCTCGTCCTGGGATGCCTCCAATGACACAAGCCCAGCCTGTGACAGCACCGGGTATTCTTAATAgacctccagctcctgctgcatcgGCACCTACCCCTCAGCCTCCGGTTACTAAACCACTCTTCCCAAGTGCAGGGCAG ATGGGGACACCTGTCACAAGCTCAAGTACAGCTTCCTCCAATTCAGAAAGTCTGTCAGCATCTTCTAACGCTCTGTTTCCTAGCGCAGCACAA GCTGCAGCAGCTGTTCCAGGTCCAGTTGGTACTGATTTCAAACCTTTGAATTCTACACCTGCAACAACAACAGAACCCCCAAAACCTACATTCCCTGCTTACACACAGTCTACAGCCTCAACCACTAGTACAACAAACAGTACTGCAGCTAAACCAGCTACATCTATAACAAGTAAGCCTGCTACACTTACAACAACCAGTGCAACCAGTAAGTTGATCCATCCAGATGAGGATATATCACTG GAAGAGAGAAGGGCGCAGCTGCCTAAATATCAGCGTAACCTTCCTCGACCGGGACAAGCGTCCTTGGGTACTCCACCAGTTGGACCAATTGGAGGTATGATGCCACCACAGCCGGGAATTCCTCCACAGCAGCAAGGAATGAGACCTCCTATGCCACCTCATG GTCAGTATGGTGCTCATCACCAGGGCATGCCAGGATACCTTCCTGGAGCGATGCCTCCTTATGGTCAGGGACCTCCGATGGTGCCCCCTTACCAAAGTGGACCTCCTCGACCTCCAATGGGAATGAGACCTCCTGTAATGTCGCAAGGTGGCCGCTACTGA
- the ZNF207 gene encoding BUB3-interacting and GLEBS motif-containing protein ZNF207 isoform X6: MGRKKKKQLKPWCWYCNRDFDDEKILIQHQKAKHFKCHICHKKLYTGPGLAIHCMQVHKETIDAVPNAIPGRTDIELEIYGMEGIPEKDMEERRRLLEQKTQAESQKKKQQDDSDEYEDDESAASTSFQPQQVQPQQGYIPPMAQPGLPPVPGAPGMPPGIPPLMAGVPPMMPGMPPVMPGMPPGMMPMGGMMPPGPGIPPLMPGMPPGMPPPVGPRPGMPPMTQAQPVTAPGILNRPPAPAASAPTPQPPVTKPLFPSAGQMGTPVTSSSTASSNSESLSASSNALFPSAAQAAAAVPGPVGTDFKPLNSTPATTTEPPKPTFPAYTQSTASTTSTTNSTAAKPATSITSKPATLTTTSATSKLIHPDEDISLEERRAQLPKYQRNLPRPGQASLGTPPVGPIGGMMPPQPGIPPQQQGMRPPMPPHGQYGAHHQGMPGYLPGAMPPYGQGPPMVPPYQSGPPRPPMGMRPPVMSQGGRY, from the exons atgGGCCGTAAGAAGAAGAAGCAGCTGAAGCCTTGGTGCTG GTATTGTAACAGGGATTTTGATGATGAAAAAATCCTTATACAGCATCAAAAAGCAAAGCACTTTAAATGCCATATATGTCATAAGAAATTGTATACAGGACCTGGTTTAGCTATACATTGCATGCAG GTACATAAAGAAACAATAGATGCTGTTCCAAATGCTATTCCTGGAAGAACAGACATTGAACTGGAAATCTATGGCATGGAGGGCATTCCAGAAAAAGAtatggaggaaaggagaagattaCTTGAACAAAAAACTCAGG CAGAaagccagaaaaagaaacaacaggaTGATTCTGATGAGTATGAAGATGATGAATCCGCAGCTTCAACTTCATTTCAACCACAACAGGTTCAGCCACAGCAGGGGTACATTCCCCCAATGGCACAACCAGGTTTGCCTCCTGTACCAGGTGCCCCAGGAATGCCTCCAG gtaTACCACCATTAATGGCAGGTGTTCCACCTATGATGCCTGGAATGCCTCCAGTTATGCCTGGAATGCCACCTGG gatGATGCCAATGGGTGGGATGATGCCTCCTGGACCAGGAATACCACCTCTTATGCCTGGTATGCCACCAG gTATGCCACCACCTGTTGGACCTCGTCCTGGGATGCCTCCAATGACACAAGCCCAGCCTGTGACAGCACCGGGTATTCTTAATAgacctccagctcctgctgcatcgGCACCTACCCCTCAGCCTCCGGTTACTAAACCACTCTTCCCAAGTGCAGGGCAG ATGGGGACACCTGTCACAAGCTCAAGTACAGCTTCCTCCAATTCAGAAAGTCTGTCAGCATCTTCTAACGCTCTGTTTCCTAGCGCAGCACAA GCTGCAGCAGCTGTTCCAGGTCCAGTTGGTACTGATTTCAAACCTTTGAATTCTACACCTGCAACAACAACAGAACCCCCAAAACCTACATTCCCTGCTTACACACAGTCTACAGCCTCAACCACTAGTACAACAAACAGTACTGCAGCTAAACCAGCTACATCTATAACAAGTAAGCCTGCTACACTTACAACAACCAGTGCAACCAGTAAGTTGATCCATCCAGATGAGGATATATCACTG GAAGAGAGAAGGGCGCAGCTGCCTAAATATCAGCGTAACCTTCCTCGACCGGGACAAGCGTCCTTGGGTACTCCACCAGTTGGACCAATTGGAGGTATGATGCCACCACAGCCGGGAATTCCTCCACAGCAGCAAGGAATGAGACCTCCTATGCCACCTCATG GTCAGTATGGTGCTCATCACCAGGGCATGCCAGGATACCTTCCTGGAGCGATGCCTCCTTATGGTCAGGGACCTCCGATGGTGCCCCCTTACCAAAGTGGACCTCCTCGACCTCCAATGGGAATGAGACCTCCTGTAATGTCGCAAGGTGGCCGCTACTGA
- the ZNF207 gene encoding BUB3-interacting and GLEBS motif-containing protein ZNF207 isoform X10 encodes MGRKKKKQLKPWCWYCNRDFDDEKILIQHQKAKHFKCHICHKKLYTGPGLAIHCMQVHKETIDAVPNAIPGRTDIELEIYGMEGIPEKDMEERRRLLEQKTQAESQKKKQQDDSDEYEDDESAASTSFQPQQVQPQQGYIPPMAQPGLPPVPGAPGMPPGIPPLMAGVPPMMPGMPPVMPGMPPGMMPMGGMMPPGPGIPPLMPGMPPGMPPPVGPRPGMPPMTQAQPVTAPGILNRPPAPAASAPTPQPPVTKPLFPSAGQAAAAVPGPVGTDFKPLNSTPATTTEPPKPTFPAYTQSTASTTSTTNSTAAKPATSITSKPATLTTTSATSKLIHPDEDISLEERRAQLPKYQRNLPRPGQASLGTPPVGPIGGMMPPQPGIPPQQQGMRPPMPPHGQYGAHHQGMPGYLPGAMPPYGQGPPMVPPYQSGPPRPPMGMRPPVMSQGGRY; translated from the exons atgGGCCGTAAGAAGAAGAAGCAGCTGAAGCCTTGGTGCTG GTATTGTAACAGGGATTTTGATGATGAAAAAATCCTTATACAGCATCAAAAAGCAAAGCACTTTAAATGCCATATATGTCATAAGAAATTGTATACAGGACCTGGTTTAGCTATACATTGCATGCAG GTACATAAAGAAACAATAGATGCTGTTCCAAATGCTATTCCTGGAAGAACAGACATTGAACTGGAAATCTATGGCATGGAGGGCATTCCAGAAAAAGAtatggaggaaaggagaagattaCTTGAACAAAAAACTCAGG CAGAaagccagaaaaagaaacaacaggaTGATTCTGATGAGTATGAAGATGATGAATCCGCAGCTTCAACTTCATTTCAACCACAACAGGTTCAGCCACAGCAGGGGTACATTCCCCCAATGGCACAACCAGGTTTGCCTCCTGTACCAGGTGCCCCAGGAATGCCTCCAG gtaTACCACCATTAATGGCAGGTGTTCCACCTATGATGCCTGGAATGCCTCCAGTTATGCCTGGAATGCCACCTGG gatGATGCCAATGGGTGGGATGATGCCTCCTGGACCAGGAATACCACCTCTTATGCCTGGTATGCCACCAG gTATGCCACCACCTGTTGGACCTCGTCCTGGGATGCCTCCAATGACACAAGCCCAGCCTGTGACAGCACCGGGTATTCTTAATAgacctccagctcctgctgcatcgGCACCTACCCCTCAGCCTCCGGTTACTAAACCACTCTTCCCAAGTGCAGGGCAG GCTGCAGCAGCTGTTCCAGGTCCAGTTGGTACTGATTTCAAACCTTTGAATTCTACACCTGCAACAACAACAGAACCCCCAAAACCTACATTCCCTGCTTACACACAGTCTACAGCCTCAACCACTAGTACAACAAACAGTACTGCAGCTAAACCAGCTACATCTATAACAAGTAAGCCTGCTACACTTACAACAACCAGTGCAACCAGTAAGTTGATCCATCCAGATGAGGATATATCACTG GAAGAGAGAAGGGCGCAGCTGCCTAAATATCAGCGTAACCTTCCTCGACCGGGACAAGCGTCCTTGGGTACTCCACCAGTTGGACCAATTGGAGGTATGATGCCACCACAGCCGGGAATTCCTCCACAGCAGCAAGGAATGAGACCTCCTATGCCACCTCATG GTCAGTATGGTGCTCATCACCAGGGCATGCCAGGATACCTTCCTGGAGCGATGCCTCCTTATGGTCAGGGACCTCCGATGGTGCCCCCTTACCAAAGTGGACCTCCTCGACCTCCAATGGGAATGAGACCTCCTGTAATGTCGCAAGGTGGCCGCTACTGA